The following nucleotide sequence is from Chromobacterium rhizoryzae.
CGCGGTGTCGGCCTTGCTGGTGGGCTGCGCGCTGGGCGCGGCGGCCGGCTATTTCGGCGGCAGGGTGGACGACGCGCTGGGCTGGTTTTACAGCGTGTTCACCTCGGTGCCGGACATGCTGTTGCTGTTGTCCTTCGCCGCCGTCTCCGGCCGCGGCATCACCACCATCGTCGCGGTGATGGCGCTGACCAGCTGGACCGGCACTTTCCGCCTGGTGCGCGCGGAATACCTGAAGCTCAAGGGCCGCGAATACGTGCAGGCGGCGGACGCCATCGGCGCCGGCAACGCCCGCAAGATGTTCGTCCACATCCTGCCCAATATCTCCCATCTGCTGCTGGTGCAGTTTTCCCTGCTCACCGTGGCGCTGATCAAGTACGAAGCCATCCTGTCCTTCCTCGGCTTCGGCGTCGGCGTGCGCCAGGTCAGCCTGGGATCGATGCTGGCGGAAGCGCCCACCGAGCTGATCCAGGGCTATTGGTGGCAAATGCTGGCGGTTACCTTGTCCATGTCGCTGCTGGTCACCGCCTTCAGCCTGTTGGTGGATGCGCTGCGCGACGCGCTGGACCCGCGCGCGGCGGCGAAGTGAGCGGGGAGAACAGACTATGACTCAGAACCAGACCCTGCTGTCGGTGCGCAATCTCAAAGTGGCGTTCCGTCAGGAGAACGGCGGCGATTTCCAGGCGCTCAAGGGCGTCAGCTTCGACATCCCGGCCAAGCGCACCGTGGCCTTGGTGGGCGAATCCGGCTCCGGCAAATCGGTGACCTCCATGGCCATCATGCGCCTGCTGTCGCCGCAGCACGCCAGCATCCACCCGGACAGCCAGATCCTGCTGCAAGGGCGGGATCTGCTCAAGGCCGGCGGCGCCGAGATGCGCGCGCTGCGCGGCAAAGACATCGCGATGATCTTCCAGGAGCCGATGAGCTCGCTGAACCCGGTGTTCAGCGTGGGCGAGCAGATCATGGAAGCCCTGATGCTGCACGCCAAGCTGGGCCGCCGCGCCGCGCGCCGGCGCGCGATCGAACTCTTGCGCGAAGTGGGCCTGCCGGAACCGGAAAGCAAGGTGGACAGCTACCCGCACCAGCTGTCCGGCGGCCAGCAGCAGCGGGTGATGATCGCGATGGCCATCGCCTGCGAACCCAAGCTGCTGATTGCCGACGAACCCACCACCGCGCTGGACGTGACCATCCAGAAGCAGATCCTGCAACTGATCGCGGACCTGCAGAAGAAACACGATATGGCGGTGCTGTTCATCACCCACGATCTGGGCGTGGTGGGCGAGTTCGCCGACGAAGTCATCGTCATGCGTCACGGCGAAATCCGCGAACAGGGCAGCGTGCAGCAAATCTTCGACGCGCCGCAGGACGCCTACACCAAGGCGCTGCTGGCCTGCCGCCCGCACCTTGACCGGCGGCCGCAGCGGCTGGCGGTGATCGACGACTTCCTGCAACCGGGCGGCTATGTGGAACCGCCGCAGCGCGAGCGCGGCTACCGTGACGACGACGAAATCATCCTGGACGTGCGCGGGCTGAGCAAATCCTTCGACGTGCGCGAAGGCTTGTTCGGCAAACGCCAGTTCCACGCGGTCAAGGACGTGTCCTTCAAACTGGCCAAGGGCAAAACCCTGGGCATCGTCGGCGAATCCGGCTCCGGCAAGACCACCGTCGGTCTGACCCTGGTGCGGCTGCACCAGGCCAGCGGCGGGCAGGCGCTGTTCCACGGCCAGGACCTGCTGGGCATGGACGCCAAGGCCTTCCACGCTTACAAGCGGCGCATCCAGATCATCTTCCAGAACCCCTACGCCTCGCTGAACCCGCGTTTCACCGTGGAGCAGATCCTGAGCGAACCGATGCAGCTGCACGGCATCGGCCGCGACGGCGGCGAGCGGCGCAAGCTGGCGCAGGAACTGCTGGACAAGGTGGGCATGCCGGCCGGGGCGCTGCAGAAATACCCGCACGAATTTTCCGGCGGCCAGCGTCAGCGCATCGCGATTGCGCGCTGCCTGACCTTGAAGCCGGAAGTGCTGATCTGCGACGAATCGGTGTCGGCGCTGGACGTGTCGGTGCAGGCGCAAGTGCTGAACCTGCTGCAAGACCTGCAGGACGAATACGGCCTGTCCTATCTGTTTATCTCGCACGATCTGGCGGTGGTGAAGCATATCTCCGACCAGGTGATGGTGATGAACAAGGGCGAGGTGGTGGAGCAGGCGGACGCGGATCAGATCTACCGCGAACCGCGGCAGAGCTATACCCGCAAGCTGTTGGAGTCCATCCCGCAAGGCTGGGTGGGCATGGCGCCGGCCTAAGCGCTGACGGCCATTCGCACAAAACCGCCGGGAAACCGGCGGTTTTTTCATGCTTTGGCGGCAGGAACTGAAAAAAACGCGTCGCGGCGGGAATAAAGCGCGGACGCCATCCGTATACCCCGTACTGAACGCCGAATGGTCGGCGGTTTCGTCAAGATGGAGCGCCGCGGCGCGCAGGCCTTGAGATGAGGGCCGGCAGTGGCCGCGTGTTCTACAACGGGAGGAGTCTGCGATGAAAGCATGGATGGCGGTGGCGCTGACGGCGCTGAGCATGGGCGCGTTGGCTGGGGAGGCGGCGTCGCGGCGCGACGGCGCGCTGGTGGACGCGCAAGGCATGACGCTGTACGTCTTCGACAAGGATGCGGCCGGCAGCGGCCGCAGCGCGTGCAATCAGGCTTGCGCGGCGCTGTGGCCGCCCTTGCTGGCGGCGGCGGACGACAGCGCGCCGGAGGGTTTCAGCCGGATCCGCCGCGACGACGGCCAGACGCAGTGGGCGTATCAAGGCAAGCCCTTGTACCGTTTCGCCAAAGACGGCAAGCCGGGCGAGCGCGCCGGCGACGGCTTCAAGGAGGTATGGCATGTGGCGCGTTAAAGCGAGGGCGGTGCTGCTGTTGGCGGCGTTGTCGACACCCTTGGCCTGGGCGCAGGAGCCGGCGGCTTTCGATCCGCAAATCCGCAACAACACCCTGGCGGTCAATCCGGCGGAAACGCTGGCCCTGGCCGGCAACAGTTCCCGCGGCACGCTGCTGGCCTATGACTTGCGCGCCGGCAAGCTGCTGCGCGAACTGCCGGGCTTTGTCACGCCGCGCAATATCGTGTTTTCCCCGGACGGGGAGCGCTTCTACGTCTCCGACAGCAGCAAGGGCGTGGTGGAGCGCTGGCACGCGGGCAGCTGGACGCGGGAAGCCAGCCTGGCGATAGGGCCGGGGGCGTTCGGCACCGCGCTGAACCGGGACGGCAGCCGGCTATACGTCAATAATCAGGCCGCCGGCAGCCTGACCGTGGTCAATCTGCCGCAATGGAAGGTGGAAAAAGTGCTGACCGGTTTCGCCCAGCCGCGCCAGGGCATCAAGGTATCGCCGGACGGCGGCACCGTGTTCGTCACCAACTTCCTGGGCGACAAGATCACCCTGGTGGACGCGGCCAAGCTGGAGACCCGCGCCGAGGTGGGCGGTTTCGACAAGCTGCGCGCCATCTCCGTCAGCGGCGACGGCCGCAGCGTGTTCGCCGCCAATAGCGGCGCGGATACGCTGTCCTGGGTGGATGTGCCCAGCCGGACCGTGATCAAGACGGTGAAAGTGGGGCAAGAACCTTACGGCGCGGCCTTGCGGCCGGACGGGCGCTTCCTGTATTCCGGCAACCTCAAGAGCCACTCGCTGACCGTGGTGTCCTTGCCGGCGTTCGAAGCGGTGGGGGAAATCACCGGCTTCAGCGGGCCGCGTCAGGCCATCAGCTTCAGCCGGGACAGCGGCAAGGCCTGGGTGTTGAACGAAGATCTGGGCATTGCGGAGGTGGATTTGACGCGTAAGGCCATTATCCGGGTGCTGGCCCCCGCCGCTGGATGAGCGAGGCCGCCCAACAGCGCTTCCACCGTCTGCTGGTGGATTGCATTCCGCGGCTGAGGCGTTATGCCCGCGCCCTGGTGTTCGATCAGGGCGCGGCGGACGATCTGGTGCAGGACACGCTGGAGCAAGCCTGGCGCAAGTGGCGGCAATGGCGGGAAGACCGCGACTTGCGCCCCTGGCTGTTCGGCATCATGCACCGGCAGCATATCGACGACTTTCGCCGCTACGGCGCCAGGCGGCAGCCGCTGTCGGAGGATATGGCCGAGCTGACGGTGGACGCGCCGCAGGAGCGCGGCCTGGCGCTGCGCGAACTGGCGGCCAATCTGGCCCGGCTGCCGGAGGAGCAGCGCGCCGTGTTGCTGCTGCTGGCGCTGGAGGACATGAGCTATCAGCAGATTGCGGCGACCTTGGACATTCCGCTGGGCACGGTGATGTCGCGGCTGAGCCGGGGGCGCGAACGCTTGCGCGGTTTGATGGAGGCGGGCGCCGCGCCGGCCGCCGGAGGAGGAGTTTGATGGAAACGGTCACGGAACAGGAATTGCAGGCTTATTTGGACGACGCCTTGCCGCTGGAGCGGCGCGCGGCGGTGGAAGCCTATCTGGACAACCACCCGGAGGCGCGGGAACGGCTGCGGGCTTACCGCCGCTTGCAGGAGGATATCGGCGCCTTGTTCGAGCCGGCCTTGCGAGAGCCCGTCCCGCCGCGCCTGCTGGCCGCCGCGTTGCCGCCGCCGGCTCCGTTGCGGCGAGGGTGGCGGGTGCCGTGGTGGCAGGGCGCGGCCGCGTCCGTGCTGATGTTGGCCCTGGGCGGCGGCGGCGGCTGGTTGCTGCGCGGTCAGCTGCAAGCGCCGGCTGCGCAGTGGGTGGCGGCGGCGGACGGCCAGGAGCCTTTGCCGCGCTTGGCGGCGATGGCGCATGTGGTGTACAGCCCGGACGTGAAGCGGCCGGTGGAAATCGACGCCGAGCATCAGGACCAGTTGGTGGCCTGGCTGTCCAAACGGCTGCAAAGCCGGGTCAAGCCGCCGCTGTTGAGCGCGCAAGGCTATGAGTTGATCGGCGGCCGGCTGTTGCCGGGCGAACAAGGGCCGGTGGCCCAGTTCATGTACCACAACGCCGCCGGTCAGCGCATGACCTTGTACGTGGCCACCACCGCCGCACCGCGCCGCGACGCGGGCTTCCGCTTCGCCAGCCAGGGGCCGGTGAACGTGTTTTATTGGTGGGACGGCCGCTTCGCCTACGCCTTGTCGGCCGGCCTGTCGCGGGATGAGCTGGGGAGGTTGGCGGAGGCGGCGCACGGCCAGTTGCGGACCTCCTGAGCCGCGGGCAAAAAAAACGCCGCCGGTTGGCCCCGGCGGCGTTGTCTTTTGACGGCTGGCCTAAGCTCAGGCCGCGTCGTTCACCCAGCGGATGGCCTGGGTCGGCGCCACCTTGCTCTCGGTCACGATCTGCAGGGCCAGGCCGCCGCAGGAGGTTTCACGGTACTTGGCGTCCATGTCCTTGCCGGTTTCGTACATGGCGGCGATCACCTTGTCCAGCGACACCTTGGGGCTGCTGACGCGGTGCATGGCCATGCGCGCGGCGTTGATGGCCTTGACCGCTGCGATGGCGTTGCGCTCGATGCAGGGAATCTGCACCTGGCCGCCCACCGGGTCGCAGGTCAGGCCCAGATTGTGCTCCATGGCGATTTCCGCCGCCATGCACACCTGGGACGGGCTGCCGCCCATCAACTCGGTCAGGCCGGCCGCGGCCATGGAACAAGCCACGCCCACCTCGCCCTGACAGCCCACCTCGGCGCCGGAGATCGACGCGTTCAGCTTGAACAGGCAACCAATGGCGCCGGAAGACAGGAAGAAGCGCAGGCAGCTGTCCTCGTCCAGCGGCTGGATGAAGTGGTTGTAGTAGGCCAGCACCGCCGGCACGATGCCGCAGGCGCCGTTGGTGGGCGCGGTGACCACGCGGCCGCCGGCCGCGTTTTCTTCCGACATCGCCATCGCGTACATATTGACCCAATCCATCACGCTCATCGGGTCCTTGGCCACTTGCAAGGAACTGGTCAGCATCCGGTGCAGGGCCGGCGCGCGGCGCGGAATCCGCATCGGGCCGGGCAGATTGCCCTCGGTGCGCATGCCGCGGTCAATGCTGGTCTTCATCACATCCCACACTTTGGCGAAATGCTGCTGAACGTCCTTGACCTCATGGAAGGCTTTTTCGTTTTCCATCACCAGCGCGGAAATGGACAGGCCGGTTTCCTCGCACATATCCATCATCTGCTGCGCGCTGAGGAAGTGATAAGGCACCGGGGTATCGCTGCAGGAGCTTTGATTGAAATGCTCCTCGTCCACGATGAAGCCGCCGCCGATCGAATAATACGTCTTGGTCAGCACGCACTCGTCGCCGACAAAGGCGTGGATCTGCATGCCGTTTTCGTGCATCGGCAGGTTGGCGGTGTGGAAATCCATGTCGAAGCCCACGCGCTGATGCGTGCGGCCCAGCGTCAGCTGGC
It contains:
- a CDS encoding anti-sigma factor family protein, giving the protein METVTEQELQAYLDDALPLERRAAVEAYLDNHPEARERLRAYRRLQEDIGALFEPALREPVPPRLLAAALPPPAPLRRGWRVPWWQGAAASVLMLALGGGGGWLLRGQLQAPAAQWVAAADGQEPLPRLAAMAHVVYSPDVKRPVEIDAEHQDQLVAWLSKRLQSRVKPPLLSAQGYELIGGRLLPGEQGPVAQFMYHNAAGQRMTLYVATTAAPRRDAGFRFASQGPVNVFYWWDGRFAYALSAGLSRDELGRLAEAAHGQLRTS
- a CDS encoding ABC transporter ATP-binding protein — protein: MTQNQTLLSVRNLKVAFRQENGGDFQALKGVSFDIPAKRTVALVGESGSGKSVTSMAIMRLLSPQHASIHPDSQILLQGRDLLKAGGAEMRALRGKDIAMIFQEPMSSLNPVFSVGEQIMEALMLHAKLGRRAARRRAIELLREVGLPEPESKVDSYPHQLSGGQQQRVMIAMAIACEPKLLIADEPTTALDVTIQKQILQLIADLQKKHDMAVLFITHDLGVVGEFADEVIVMRHGEIREQGSVQQIFDAPQDAYTKALLACRPHLDRRPQRLAVIDDFLQPGGYVEPPQRERGYRDDDEIILDVRGLSKSFDVREGLFGKRQFHAVKDVSFKLAKGKTLGIVGESGSGKTTVGLTLVRLHQASGGQALFHGQDLLGMDAKAFHAYKRRIQIIFQNPYASLNPRFTVEQILSEPMQLHGIGRDGGERRKLAQELLDKVGMPAGALQKYPHEFSGGQRQRIAIARCLTLKPEVLICDESVSALDVSVQAQVLNLLQDLQDEYGLSYLFISHDLAVVKHISDQVMVMNKGEVVEQADADQIYREPRQSYTRKLLESIPQGWVGMAPA
- a CDS encoding L-serine ammonia-lyase — translated: MFSMTDIYKIGVGPSSSHTVGPMKAGHQFLGSLKETGRFNQVTHVHVDCYGSLALTGKGHCTDHAIILGLAGNLPDTVDPEQTPALIADVEKTRQLTLGRTHQRVGFDMDFHTANLPMHENGMQIHAFVGDECVLTKTYYSIGGGFIVDEEHFNQSSCSDTPVPYHFLSAQQMMDMCEETGLSISALVMENEKAFHEVKDVQQHFAKVWDVMKTSIDRGMRTEGNLPGPMRIPRRAPALHRMLTSSLQVAKDPMSVMDWVNMYAMAMSEENAAGGRVVTAPTNGACGIVPAVLAYYNHFIQPLDEDSCLRFFLSSGAIGCLFKLNASISGAEVGCQGEVGVACSMAAAGLTELMGGSPSQVCMAAEIAMEHNLGLTCDPVGGQVQIPCIERNAIAAVKAINAARMAMHRVSSPKVSLDKVIAAMYETGKDMDAKYRETSCGGLALQIVTESKVAPTQAIRWVNDAA
- a CDS encoding YncE family protein, which codes for MWRVKARAVLLLAALSTPLAWAQEPAAFDPQIRNNTLAVNPAETLALAGNSSRGTLLAYDLRAGKLLRELPGFVTPRNIVFSPDGERFYVSDSSKGVVERWHAGSWTREASLAIGPGAFGTALNRDGSRLYVNNQAAGSLTVVNLPQWKVEKVLTGFAQPRQGIKVSPDGGTVFVTNFLGDKITLVDAAKLETRAEVGGFDKLRAISVSGDGRSVFAANSGADTLSWVDVPSRTVIKTVKVGQEPYGAALRPDGRFLYSGNLKSHSLTVVSLPAFEAVGEITGFSGPRQAISFSRDSGKAWVLNEDLGIAEVDLTRKAIIRVLAPAAG
- a CDS encoding COG4315 family predicted lipoprotein; protein product: MKAWMAVALTALSMGALAGEAASRRDGALVDAQGMTLYVFDKDAAGSGRSACNQACAALWPPLLAAADDSAPEGFSRIRRDDGQTQWAYQGKPLYRFAKDGKPGERAGDGFKEVWHVAR
- a CDS encoding ABC transporter permease — translated: MTTLHNGAGAAPAAPSRGLWALGWQRLKRKKVGFVSLWIVAVYLLLAVGGWFNLVGGGWTDEIAVPYAPPSWVQASADDVLPPEPAKPAQASAPIVTMTPEEDPIGQELQQARQHVGEYAQAAPAKRATLPFGADLRGRDVIEKTLKGTSTSIFVGVFGAVSALLVGCALGAAAGYFGGRVDDALGWFYSVFTSVPDMLLLLSFAAVSGRGITTIVAVMALTSWTGTFRLVRAEYLKLKGREYVQAADAIGAGNARKMFVHILPNISHLLLVQFSLLTVALIKYEAILSFLGFGVGVRQVSLGSMLAEAPTELIQGYWWQMLAVTLSMSLLVTAFSLLVDALRDALDPRAAAK
- a CDS encoding RNA polymerase sigma factor, whose protein sequence is MSEAAQQRFHRLLVDCIPRLRRYARALVFDQGAADDLVQDTLEQAWRKWRQWREDRDLRPWLFGIMHRQHIDDFRRYGARRQPLSEDMAELTVDAPQERGLALRELAANLARLPEEQRAVLLLLALEDMSYQQIAATLDIPLGTVMSRLSRGRERLRGLMEAGAAPAAGGGV